The Gemmatimonadota bacterium genomic sequence GGGCGAGCAGGTCGAGGACGCGTTCCCCCTCCTCCTCACCCCTCCCGGCAGGGAATCGCTCGCCCAGGATTCGCTTGTCGCCTGCATCGTGTGCCGCGCGGTTGAAGAAAAAGCCGTCCGGTTGACCTGGGCGCACGCCCCATCCCGTGAGCGCCCGGGCGACCTCGATCACGTCCTGCTGCGAGTATCCGCCGTCGACCCCAAGGGTGTGGAGCTCGAGCAGTTCCCGTGCGTAGTTCTCGTTCAGCCCCCGCGGGCGTCGCGCGAGGGCCCGCTCGAGCGTCGCCGAGTCCACGTTGGCCACGCGCCCCTGGCGCACCGCTCGGCGTGCCAGCCCGACACGCCGTTGCGCCACGCGCCGGTCGACGAGCGTCGGGCGGGTGGAATCCGCAACGCTCTGCGCATTATCGAGGTAGGTCAGCATCGCCGGACTCTTGGCCACGGCCCCGAGGAGGTCGCGAAACCGACCCATGACCCGCGGGCGAATCACGTCCTGCTCATACGATGGCAGGAGGTAGCGCATCCCCGCGTTCTTGCCGACGAACACGTTGAAGTGATTGAGCCAGAAGTCGGTCATCACCTCGTCGAGTTGCCGTTCCGCGATCACCGCACGGGCGACGCGCGCGCTCAGGAGTTGCGTCACGAGCGTACGCCCGGCGCGCACCTGGGCCGCCAGGGCGAGGGAGTCTTCACGCGACAAGCGGCCACCCGTGACCAGCCGGGTGAGCGAGGCGGGCGGCGGATACGCGCGTCGCAGTTCGGCGGGCGACCGGCCAAGGTCCGGCCAGTTGTTCAGGAGCGCGACCACGGACGGGTCGGTACCGCGGGCCGGCTGCAATTGGTCGGCGATCCATCCGTCCACACCGCGCGCCAGGACGCGATCCACCTCGCCGTGCCGCGGCCCGAAGGCGAGACGATGCAGGACGTGCGAGGCGCGTTCGCGTTCGGTAAGCGTGTCCGATCGCCCCGCCGACCCTGGGCCGAGGAACATCGCAACCAACAACGGAATGCTGGACCGGAGGTGGGGTACCATGGGGGACTCCAGGGAAGGCGGACCTGGGGGGTGGGACGTGGGACGGGGAGTGGCGTTAACGGCCTCAAGGTGGGAGAGGGTAGGGCCGACACTGTGACCAGTACCCCCCAACACCGCGCTCTTGCCATGTCCGAGGAGACCCTTGCATTCGGCCCCGTCGCCACGCTGCGCACCGCGCGTGAGCTGCTGGACCGCGCACGCGGGGTTGGCTCGACGGCGGCCTCTGTCGTGGTGGATTGCGGAGAGCTGCGGCAATGCGACGCTGCCGGACTGCAGGTGCTGCTCGCGTTGCGCGCGGCACTGACGGCACGCGGCGGGCTCTTCCGGATCGTGAACGTTCCCGCGGACCTCCGGTGGCGGTTCGA encodes the following:
- a CDS encoding DUF1800 domain-containing protein — protein: MVPHLRSSIPLLVAMFLGPGSAGRSDTLTERERASHVLHRLAFGPRHGEVDRVLARGVDGWIADQLQPARGTDPSVVALLNNWPDLGRSPAELRRAYPPPASLTRLVTGGRLSREDSLALAAQVRAGRTLVTQLLSARVARAVIAERQLDEVMTDFWLNHFNVFVGKNAGMRYLLPSYEQDVIRPRVMGRFRDLLGAVAKSPAMLTYLDNAQSVADSTRPTLVDRRVAQRRVGLARRAVRQGRVANVDSATLERALARRPRGLNENYARELLELHTLGVDGGYSQQDVIEVARALTGWGVRPGQPDGFFFNRAAHDAGDKRILGERFPAGRGEEEGERVLDLLARHPSTARHIARKLAVRLVSDAPPDALVDRAAEVFRETDGDLRAVVRSIVTAPEFFDRSAWRVKVKSPFEVVVSAVRVLGGRADTTVLSAAVVAQLGQPLYGHQAPDGWPETGDEWMNTGAILARINFGLQVGASRVPGTRLSAWPDYARLAALPAAAQVDGVIATLLGGAASPETREILASGQNPLLTGPGADADPAQGEAESMTGRMRGVERSSPTSDRANPLARRGAALAGRPLPPLRGLDQLIALAIGSPEFQRR
- a CDS encoding STAS domain-containing protein is translated as MSEETLAFGPVATLRTARELLDRARGVGSTAASVVVDCGELRQCDAAGLQVLLALRAALTARGGLFRIVNVPADLRWRFDFVGLPYAAA